The following are encoded in a window of Chaetodon auriga isolate fChaAug3 chromosome 24, fChaAug3.hap1, whole genome shotgun sequence genomic DNA:
- the cckar gene encoding cholecystokinin receptor type A, translated as METFTIHDMLINSTDLNKILCNFGIKNISCENEQEPSSEPQDINQTVRIVLYSLIFLLSVLGNGLIITVLVRNRRMRTVTNLFLLSLSVSDLMVSLVCIPFTLIPNLMRDFIFGNGICKLVMYFMGVSVSVSTFNLVAISLERYSAICNPLSSRTWQTKSHAAKVITATWVASFILMLPYPISSTLKPFTRRNNSTGHMCRLVWPNDVIQQSWYVSLLLLLFLIPGIVMMTAYGLISLELYRGIKFELSNRKSGRDRQSSTGSIKPGDSDGCYMQPSKRKSITGNFANASGKHMLGRVCSSSSTANLMAKKRVIRMLLVIVFLFFLCWTPIFVVNAWQAFDRRSAYRLTGAPISFIHLLSYTSACVNPIIYCFMNKRFRQGMLATFTCCSCLRKSGAGNGGLARSPGIGTAKGEVVRSRAEPKATEQNGHTPPTGASTRFTYTGIRASAWSELT; from the exons ATGGAGACGTTTACAATACACGACATGCTCATTAATTCGACCGATCTGAACAAGATTTTATGCAATTTTGGTATCAAAAATATTTCGTGCGAGAACGAGCAGGAGCCCTCATCCGAACCTCAAG ATATCAACCAGACGGTGCGGATCGTCCTCTACagcctcatcttcctcctcagcgtGCTGGGCAACGGCCTCATCATCACCGTCCTGGTGAGGAACCGGCGCATGAGGACCGTCACCAACCTGTTCCTGCTGTCCCTGTCCGTCAGCGACCTGATGGTCTCCCTGGTCTGCATCCCCTTCACCCTCATCCCCAACCTCATGAGGGACTTCATCTTCGGCAACGGGATATGCAAGCTGGTCATGTACTTCATGG GTGTCTCAGTAAGTGTTTCCACATTCAACCTGGTGGCCATTTCCCTGGAGCGCTACAGCGCCATTTGCAACCCTCTGTCCTCCAGGACGTGGCAGACCAAATCCCACGCCGCCAAGGTCATCACCGCCACCTGGGTGGCGTCCTTCATCCTGATGCTGCCCTACCCAATTTCCAGCACCCTCAAGCCCTTCACCCGCCGCAACAACAGCACGGGGCACATGTGTCGCCTGGTGTGGCCCAACGACGTCATCCAGCAGTCCTG GTACGTGTCCCTGTTGTTGCTGCTCTTCCTCATCCCCGGGATCGTCATGATGACAGCTTATGGACTCATCTCCCTGGAGCTCTACCGGGGCATCAAGTTTGAGCTCTCCAACAGGAAATCTGGCAGAg acagacaatcaaGCACTGGCAGCATCAAGCCCGGTGACAGCGACGGCTGTTACATGCAGCCGTCGAAAAGGAAGAGCATCACCGGCAATTTCGCCAACGCCAGCGGCAAGCACATGCTGGGCCgcgtgtgcagcagcagctctacaGCCAACCTGATGGCCAAGAAGCGTGTGATCCGCATGCTCCTTGtcatcgtcttcctcttcttcctgtgcTGGACTCCCATCTTTGTGGTCAACGCATGGCAGGCTTTCGACCGGCGCTCGGCCTACCGCCTCACAGGCGCCcccatctccttcatccaccTGCTGTCGTACACCTCGGCCTGCGTCAACCCCATCATTTACTGCTTCATGAACAAGCGCTTCCGCCAGGGCATGCTGGCCacattcacctgctgcagctgccttAGGAAGAGCGGCGCAGGGAACGGCGGCTTAGCGAGGTCACCCGGAATCGGAACGGCTAAAGGGGAAGTGGTCAGATCAAGAGCGGAGCCAAAGGCCACTGAGCAGAATGGTCATACCCCGCCGACCGGAGCCAGCACACGCTTCACCTACACCGGCATCCGTGCCTCAGCCTGGAGTGAGCTGACTTAA
- the tbc1d19 gene encoding TBC1 domain family member 19 isoform X1, with product MDEGTELSLTIAQIVQRLKGSHLHSQIERQAKECLHQPDIKLESLKEDVRSFLKTSGWERKLQNAVYRELHVQLPPSHPAAPPEHLKEPLAYMRKAQASWEKRILKSLNSMSTELEVPLARMRPAVEQKELTNKWNEMGTDEPDLSRFRPVYAPKDFLEVLISLRNPNHDSSEDVSIRSHWGLIQVPLNVRDIPQLRQAYSELNLTTGQLGIDDHAHIHPDLFENEHVQIGKKVVVEQDSAAAQQYSRQGCPTGLRADLWALILNSTNQPQDVMHYEQLMAGVIQHDLMVDNLIYKDVKLTASNDDYYFVFEDFLYQVLLCFSRDTAVLDHFKYNSATPPKSYIQAGKVGDEECAVVYPPNGVIPFHGFSMYVAPLCFLYNEPSKLYSVFREMYVRYFFRLHSISSSLSGIVSLCLQFERLLQTHLPQLFYHLRQIGAQPLRIAFKWMVRAFSGYLSTDQLLLLWDRILGYDSLEIVAVLAAAVFAFRAENLMEVTSLASAEAVLADLSTLKVMPLIQIFLFATAI from the exons ATGGACGAAGGCACCGAGTTATCGCTGACCATCGCTCAGATCGTCCAGCGGCTGAAAGGAAGCCATTTGCACTCCCAGATAGAGAGACAAGCCAAA GAGTGTTTACATCAACCTGACATAAAATTGGAGTCGCTTAAAGAGGACGTACGCAGTTTTCTCAAAACATCAG GCTGGGAAAGAAAGCTACAGAATGCAGTGTACAGAGAGCTGCATGT CCAGCTGCCCCCCAGCCATCCCGCGGCTCCTCCAGAGCATCTCAAAGAGCCGCTGGCCTACATGCGCAAGGCACAG GCCAGCTGGGAGAAGCGCATCCTCAAAAGCCTGAATAGCATGAGTACGGAGCTTGAAGTGCCTCTGGCTCGCATG aggcCTGCAGTGGAGCAGAAGGAGCTCACCAACAAATGGAACGAGATGGGCACGGATGAACCAG ACTTAAGTCGCTTTAGGCCTGTCTACGCCCCGAAAGACTTTCTGGAG GTGTTAATCAGCTTGCGGAATCCAAACCATGATAGCAGCGAGGACGTCAGCATCAGGAGCCACTGGGGACTCATCCAGGTTCCCCTCAACGTCAGGGACATCCCACAGCTG AGACAGGCCTactcagagctgaacctgacCACTGGGCAGCTGGGGATTGATGACCACGCACACATCCATCCAG ACTTGTTTGAAAACGAACATGTCCAGATCGGGAAGAAAG TGGTCGTGGAGCAGGACAGTGCAGCAGCGCAGCAGTACAGCAGGCAGGGCTGTCCCACCGGGCTCCGGGCAGACCTGTGGGCCCTCATCCTTAACTCTACGAACCAGCCTCAG GATGTGATGCATTATGAGCAGCTAATGGCTGGAGTCATTCAACATGACCTGATGGTGGACAACCTCATCTATAAG GATGTGAAGCTCACCGCCAGTAATGACGACTACTACTTTGTGTTTGAAGATTTCCTCTATCAG gtgctgctctgtttctctcgGGACACCGCCGTCTTGGATCACTTCAAATACAACAGCGCCACTCCTCCAAAATCCTACATCCAGG CAGGGAAGGTGGGAGACGAGGAGTGCGCTGTTGTTTATCCTCCCAACG GTGTGATCCCTTTTCACGGGTTTTCAATGTATG TGGCACCTTTGTGCTTCTTGTACAACGAGCCCTCCAAGCTGTACAGTGTTTTCAGGGAAATGTACGTCCGCTACTTCTTCAGATTgcactccatctcctcctctctctcg GGTATAGTGTCCTTGTGCTTGCAGTTTGAACGGCTGCTCCAGACCCACCTGCCTCAGCTCTTCTACCACCTGCGACAGATCGGGGCGCAGCC GTTACGTATTGCCTTTAAGTGGATGGTGCGGGCCTTTTCTGGCTATCTGTCCACTGACCAGCTGCTTCTTCTCTGGGACCGAATCCTGGGATACGACTCACTGGAGATA
- the tbc1d19 gene encoding TBC1 domain family member 19 isoform X2 has translation MDEGTELSLTIAQIVQRLKGSHLHSQIERQAKECLHQPDIKLESLKEDVRSFLKTSGWERKLQNAVYRELHVQLPPSHPAAPPEHLKEPLAYMRKAQASWEKRILKSLNSMSTELEVPLARMRPAVEQKELTNKWNEMGTDEPDLSRFRPVYAPKDFLEVLISLRNPNHDSSEDVSIRSHWGLIQVPLNVRDIPQLRQAYSELNLTTGQLGIDDHAHIHPDLFENEHVQIGKKVVVEQDSAAAQQYSRQGCPTGLRADLWALILNSTNQPQDVMHYEQLMAGVIQHDLMVDNLIYKDVKLTASNDDYYFVFEDFLYQVLLCFSRDTAVLDHFKYNSATPPKSYIQGKVGDEECAVVYPPNGVIPFHGFSMYVAPLCFLYNEPSKLYSVFREMYVRYFFRLHSISSSLSGIVSLCLQFERLLQTHLPQLFYHLRQIGAQPLRIAFKWMVRAFSGYLSTDQLLLLWDRILGYDSLEIVAVLAAAVFAFRAENLMEVTSLASAEAVLADLSTLKVMPLIQIFLFATAI, from the exons ATGGACGAAGGCACCGAGTTATCGCTGACCATCGCTCAGATCGTCCAGCGGCTGAAAGGAAGCCATTTGCACTCCCAGATAGAGAGACAAGCCAAA GAGTGTTTACATCAACCTGACATAAAATTGGAGTCGCTTAAAGAGGACGTACGCAGTTTTCTCAAAACATCAG GCTGGGAAAGAAAGCTACAGAATGCAGTGTACAGAGAGCTGCATGT CCAGCTGCCCCCCAGCCATCCCGCGGCTCCTCCAGAGCATCTCAAAGAGCCGCTGGCCTACATGCGCAAGGCACAG GCCAGCTGGGAGAAGCGCATCCTCAAAAGCCTGAATAGCATGAGTACGGAGCTTGAAGTGCCTCTGGCTCGCATG aggcCTGCAGTGGAGCAGAAGGAGCTCACCAACAAATGGAACGAGATGGGCACGGATGAACCAG ACTTAAGTCGCTTTAGGCCTGTCTACGCCCCGAAAGACTTTCTGGAG GTGTTAATCAGCTTGCGGAATCCAAACCATGATAGCAGCGAGGACGTCAGCATCAGGAGCCACTGGGGACTCATCCAGGTTCCCCTCAACGTCAGGGACATCCCACAGCTG AGACAGGCCTactcagagctgaacctgacCACTGGGCAGCTGGGGATTGATGACCACGCACACATCCATCCAG ACTTGTTTGAAAACGAACATGTCCAGATCGGGAAGAAAG TGGTCGTGGAGCAGGACAGTGCAGCAGCGCAGCAGTACAGCAGGCAGGGCTGTCCCACCGGGCTCCGGGCAGACCTGTGGGCCCTCATCCTTAACTCTACGAACCAGCCTCAG GATGTGATGCATTATGAGCAGCTAATGGCTGGAGTCATTCAACATGACCTGATGGTGGACAACCTCATCTATAAG GATGTGAAGCTCACCGCCAGTAATGACGACTACTACTTTGTGTTTGAAGATTTCCTCTATCAG gtgctgctctgtttctctcgGGACACCGCCGTCTTGGATCACTTCAAATACAACAGCGCCACTCCTCCAAAATCCTACATCCAGG GGAAGGTGGGAGACGAGGAGTGCGCTGTTGTTTATCCTCCCAACG GTGTGATCCCTTTTCACGGGTTTTCAATGTATG TGGCACCTTTGTGCTTCTTGTACAACGAGCCCTCCAAGCTGTACAGTGTTTTCAGGGAAATGTACGTCCGCTACTTCTTCAGATTgcactccatctcctcctctctctcg GGTATAGTGTCCTTGTGCTTGCAGTTTGAACGGCTGCTCCAGACCCACCTGCCTCAGCTCTTCTACCACCTGCGACAGATCGGGGCGCAGCC GTTACGTATTGCCTTTAAGTGGATGGTGCGGGCCTTTTCTGGCTATCTGTCCACTGACCAGCTGCTTCTTCTCTGGGACCGAATCCTGGGATACGACTCACTGGAGATA